The proteins below are encoded in one region of Helianthus annuus cultivar XRQ/B chromosome 2, HanXRQr2.0-SUNRISE, whole genome shotgun sequence:
- the LOC110910969 gene encoding 11-beta-hydroxysteroid dehydrogenase-like 2 codes for MDQIHKFLNIVFPIVSFFLFIFILPGLSLYRMLRFCITSLFPENLAGKVIIITGASAGIGEHLAYEYAKHGARLALVARREEALAVVAGKAKEMGSPEVIVIKADVSKVEDCKRFVDETINHFGGLDCLVNNAGVGTLGLFEDQQCIADHTSVMDVNFWGSVNATHFALPHLRKNKGRIVVIGSCGAWFNTPQVSIYNASKAAQQSFFETLRIELAPDIGVTIVTPGLIDTQLATDQFIQKTKLNVTPLVSVEGCAKAIVNSVRRGDEYLTEPQWMRTIFLWVMLLSELMNVARRVFAKEGKSRLQNQEFRSNDLVQPLILKRD; via the exons ATGGATCAGATTCACAAATTTCTAAACATTGTTTTTCCTATTGTATCTTTCTTCTTATTCATCTTCATCCTACCGGGACTTTCACTCTACCGCATGTTAAGGTTTTGCATTACATCTTTGTTCCCGGAAAACCTCGCCGGAAAAGTTATAATAATCACCGGAGCTTCTGCTGGCATTGGTGAG CATTTGGCATATGAGTACGCGAAACATGGAGCGAGACTAGCGTTGGTTGCGAGGAGAGAGGAGGCGCTAGCGGTGGTCGCTGGAAAAGCGAAGGAGATGGGATCGCCGGAGGTGATTGTGATCAAGGCAGATGTTTCAAAGGTTGAGGATTGCAAGAGATTTGTTGATGAAACAATCAACCATTTTGGGGGAT TGGATTGCTTGGTAAACAACGCTGGAGTCGGAACACTTGGCCTCTTTGAAGACCAACAATGCATCGCCGATCATACTTCAGTCATG GATGTAAACTTTTGGGGGTCAGTTAATGCCACACATTTTGCACTTCCGCATCTAAGGAAGAACAAGGGTCGAATAGTTGTGATCGGTTCTTGTGGCGCATGGTTTAACACGCCACAAGTAAGCATCTACAAT GCAAGTAAGGCAGCGCAACAAAGCTTCTTCGAAACCCTACGAATCGAGCTGGCTCCAGACATTGGAGTAACAATCGTTACTCCTGGTTTAATCGATACACAATTAGCCACCGATCAGTTCATACAGAAG ACAAAGTTAAATGTGACGCCATTGGTATCAGTGGAAGGGTGTGCTAAGGCGATTGTGAATAGCGTGAGACGTGGAGATGAATACTTGACCGAGCCTCAATGGATGCGAACCATCTTTCTATGGGTGATGTTGTTGTCTGAGCTAATGAATGTGGCTCGTCGGGTCTTTGCCAAGGAGGGAAAGAGTCGGCTACAAAACCAAGAATTTCGTAGCAACGATTTGGTACAGCCACTCATTCTCAAACGTGACTAA